Proteins from a genomic interval of Fibrobacter sp.:
- a CDS encoding metallophosphoesterase family protein — protein MLINLDKESALIGVISDTHGLYRPEISEIFNGVDYIIHAGDVGGIWVLDKLKEIAPVLAIKGNTDKLSSIPGLSVDAILKTASSSIYLLHNIADLDLDSQAAGFNAVIYGHSHLPSIEFHKDILFFNPGSAGPRRFRLPISVGLLRVDGSKLKPEIIELTETRT, from the coding sequence ATGCTTATAAACCTTGACAAAGAATCTGCTCTTATAGGAGTAATTTCTGATACTCATGGACTATACAGACCAGAGATATCGGAGATTTTCAATGGGGTTGACTACATTATCCACGCCGGTGATGTGGGCGGGATCTGGGTACTTGATAAATTAAAAGAAATCGCGCCGGTACTGGCCATCAAAGGAAACACCGACAAATTATCCTCTATTCCGGGGCTTTCGGTTGACGCAATCTTGAAGACTGCATCAAGCTCGATTTATCTGCTGCATAATATTGCTGACCTTGATCTCGATTCCCAAGCCGCAGGTTTCAATGCCGTTATCTACGGTCATTCGCATCTGCCTTCAATAGAGTTCCACAAAGATATTCTTTTCTTTAATCCGGGGAGCGCCGGACCCCGTCGGTTCAGGCTGCCTATTAGTGTCGGATTGCTCAGGGTTGACGGAAGCAAGCTGAAGCCTGAGATAATCGAGCTTACAGAAACCAGAACGTAA
- a CDS encoding LysM peptidoglycan-binding domain-containing protein gives MRFCLNIFLFLSFSFPALSSAQDSLSTSVPLTSPEAPQDATYIIKPGDTLWDLAFHFLSDPFKWPLIWNANPYIKNPDLIYPGNSLRIPGRNESFAGQKPIDANAEPVMVSQTRGAIMESASIRDSLEKAAPYNQDSLILSAIRMRNPLSAAFFAAVPFLWTEKDPSGYIYPGNAIVDKPVSQVSYQRFERISIKPQKGASYKVGDTVDVFSPIRFVRFNSSISNLVKRVARARVIEAGPKRIHAELFEMSDPVKGKERVALSTPFTPKEIDTLVEPEVVIGAEVFTRVEGTVRAYPFQTLILNRGEADGVLLGDVFAVYHKDRPVNNPSFAGIGYVAHLNSNSCSMVIVNLSGEKIEEGDRAALIRRARFRGIDG, from the coding sequence GTTGACTTCCCCGGAGGCGCCACAGGACGCAACCTATATTATTAAGCCAGGGGATACCCTTTGGGATCTCGCTTTTCATTTTCTTTCTGACCCTTTCAAATGGCCTCTTATCTGGAACGCAAACCCCTACATCAAAAATCCTGACCTGATCTATCCCGGCAATTCCTTACGCATTCCGGGCAGAAATGAATCCTTTGCAGGGCAGAAGCCTATCGATGCTAATGCTGAGCCTGTGATGGTTTCCCAGACCAGGGGAGCGATTATGGAATCTGCATCCATAAGAGACAGCCTCGAGAAAGCAGCACCCTACAATCAGGATTCCCTGATTCTGTCGGCAATCCGGATGAGAAACCCTCTGAGCGCAGCTTTTTTCGCTGCGGTTCCTTTTCTATGGACCGAAAAGGATCCCTCCGGATACATTTATCCAGGTAATGCCATTGTCGACAAACCAGTTAGCCAGGTGTCATATCAGAGGTTTGAGCGCATTTCCATTAAGCCCCAGAAAGGCGCCAGTTACAAGGTTGGTGATACTGTCGATGTCTTCTCCCCGATCCGTTTTGTCCGCTTCAATTCCTCTATTTCAAATCTGGTTAAAAGGGTCGCAAGAGCCCGGGTCATAGAAGCAGGTCCGAAGCGGATTCACGCTGAGCTGTTCGAGATGTCCGATCCAGTAAAGGGAAAAGAAAGAGTTGCCTTATCCACTCCATTTACTCCAAAAGAGATCGATACTCTGGTTGAACCAGAAGTAGTGATCGGGGCAGAGGTGTTCACCAGAGTGGAAGGAACTGTGCGGGCGTATCCCTTTCAGACACTTATTCTTAACCGTGGCGAAGCAGATGGAGTCCTGCTGGGAGATGTATTTGCAGTATATCACAAAGATAGACCTGTCAATAATCCCTCATTTGCAGGCATAGGTTATGTAGCTCATCTGAACAGTAATTCCTGCTCCATGGTTATCGTGAATTTATCAGGTGAAAAAATTGAAGAAGGTGACAGAGCAGCTCTGATCAGAAGAGCAAGATTCAGGGGAATTGATGGGTAG